The following proteins are encoded in a genomic region of Rubrobacter xylanophilus DSM 9941:
- the ileS gene encoding isoleucine--tRNA ligase — translation MEFEKVGPQVDFPALEREVLGYWEEIGAFRKSVERRPVEKPFVFYEGPPTANGRPGFHHVPARTLKDLIPRYKTMRGYRVERKGGWDCHGLPVELEVEKELGLSGKKDVERYGIEEFNRLCRRSVFRYVDDWRRMSDRMGFWVDMENAYRTLDNTYIESVWWALKTLHERGLLYEDYKVAPHCPRDQTSLSSHEVAQGYKDVVDPSVYVRLPLRDEEGTSLLVWTTTPWTLVSNAAVAAHPEVEYALAERGGERLVLAAELLDRVLGEGSYRVVSTFQGRELEGRKYRRPFDYVPVEETENLWTVVLGDYVTTREGTGLVHTAPAYGEDDARTGRAYGLPTIHPVRPDGTFDERVGPFAGRFVKDADKGLVKELEERGLLFKAEEHEHAYPHCWRCGTPLLYYAKRAWYARTTAVLDELLRENEGINWVPEHIKWGRFGDWLRNNVDWALSRERYWGTPLPIWRTESGRVVVVGSREELEKLAVDPLPDDLHRPYIDRVRIRHPETGELARRIPEVLDVWFDSGSMPFAQWGYPRSGREHFRRQFPADFICEGVDQTRGWFYSLLAVSTMLFGKSSYKTCMALGIILDAEGRKMSKSLGNVIDPWSLFEKQGADALRWALCTASSPVNTRRFSEEQVDEAVRKYLLTLWNTYSFFVTYARIDGFDPERDRVPLEQRGLMDRWVLSELHATIRTVTERLDAYDVTTAGRAIQDFVDELSNWYVRRSRRRFWKGEEDTDKRAAHSTLYECLTTVIRLTAPFTPFVAEAIYRNLERGRAGAPESVHLADWPEYREELVDEGLLERMEAARRVVALGRAARNAAAIKTRQPLREVVVVADERLRGNLEGLEEIVLEELNVKELRFGGREDVLRYALKPNLSAVGPRYGRLVPGLRRALEEVSEEEARRAASGEPVTVEVEGKKVTLQPEELLVESGPREGYAVESEAGLSVALRTRLDPELVDEGLVRELVHKVQNLRREKGFEIEESISVSLSAGGRLRELLEGPWGEYFKGEVLARELDLDGGGEDALAVDGEEVRVSLRRP, via the coding sequence ATGGAGTTCGAGAAGGTCGGCCCGCAGGTGGACTTCCCGGCGCTCGAGCGCGAGGTGCTCGGGTACTGGGAGGAGATCGGGGCGTTCAGGAAGTCCGTGGAGCGGAGGCCCGTGGAGAAGCCCTTCGTCTTCTACGAGGGGCCGCCGACGGCCAACGGGAGGCCCGGCTTCCACCACGTCCCGGCCCGGACGCTCAAGGACCTCATCCCCCGCTACAAGACCATGCGGGGCTACCGGGTGGAGCGCAAGGGCGGCTGGGACTGCCACGGTCTGCCCGTGGAGCTCGAGGTGGAGAAGGAGCTCGGGCTCTCCGGCAAGAAGGACGTGGAGCGCTACGGCATCGAGGAGTTCAACCGCCTGTGCCGCAGGTCCGTCTTCCGCTACGTGGACGACTGGCGCCGGATGAGCGACCGGATGGGCTTCTGGGTGGACATGGAGAACGCCTACCGGACGCTCGACAACACCTACATAGAGAGCGTGTGGTGGGCGCTGAAGACGCTGCACGAGCGGGGCCTGCTCTACGAGGACTACAAGGTCGCCCCCCACTGCCCCCGCGACCAGACCTCCCTCTCCTCCCACGAGGTCGCCCAGGGCTACAAGGACGTGGTGGACCCCTCCGTCTACGTCCGGCTGCCGCTGCGGGACGAGGAGGGGACGAGCCTGCTGGTGTGGACCACCACCCCGTGGACGCTGGTCTCCAACGCCGCCGTGGCGGCCCACCCGGAGGTGGAGTACGCGCTGGCCGAGAGGGGCGGGGAGCGGCTCGTGCTCGCCGCGGAGCTCCTCGACAGGGTGCTGGGCGAGGGGAGCTACAGGGTCGTCTCCACGTTCCAGGGGCGGGAGCTCGAGGGCAGAAAGTACCGCCGCCCCTTCGACTACGTCCCCGTGGAGGAGACGGAGAATCTGTGGACCGTCGTGCTCGGGGACTACGTCACCACCAGGGAGGGCACCGGCCTCGTGCACACCGCGCCGGCCTACGGCGAGGACGACGCCCGCACCGGGCGGGCCTACGGGCTGCCCACCATCCACCCCGTGCGGCCCGACGGCACCTTCGACGAGCGGGTGGGGCCCTTCGCCGGGCGCTTCGTCAAGGACGCCGACAAGGGGCTGGTGAAGGAGCTCGAGGAGAGGGGCCTCCTCTTCAAGGCCGAAGAGCACGAGCACGCCTACCCGCACTGCTGGCGGTGCGGGACGCCGCTCCTGTACTACGCCAAGCGGGCCTGGTACGCCCGGACGACGGCCGTGCTCGACGAGCTGCTGCGGGAGAACGAGGGCATAAACTGGGTGCCCGAGCACATAAAGTGGGGCCGCTTCGGCGACTGGCTCAGGAACAACGTGGACTGGGCGCTCAGCCGGGAGCGCTACTGGGGGACGCCGCTCCCCATCTGGCGGACCGAGTCCGGGAGGGTGGTGGTCGTGGGCAGCCGCGAGGAGCTCGAGAAGCTCGCGGTGGACCCGCTGCCGGACGATCTGCACCGGCCGTACATAGACCGGGTCCGCATCCGGCACCCGGAGACCGGCGAGCTCGCCAGGCGCATCCCCGAGGTGCTCGACGTGTGGTTCGACTCCGGGAGCATGCCCTTCGCCCAGTGGGGCTACCCACGCTCCGGGCGGGAGCACTTCCGGCGGCAGTTCCCCGCCGACTTCATCTGCGAGGGGGTGGACCAGACCAGGGGCTGGTTCTACTCGCTGCTCGCCGTCTCGACCATGCTCTTCGGGAAGAGCTCCTACAAGACGTGCATGGCGCTCGGGATCATCCTGGACGCCGAGGGCCGGAAGATGAGCAAGTCGCTCGGCAACGTCATAGACCCCTGGAGCCTCTTCGAGAAGCAGGGGGCGGACGCCCTCAGGTGGGCGCTGTGCACCGCCTCGAGCCCGGTCAACACGCGGCGCTTCAGCGAGGAGCAGGTGGACGAGGCGGTCCGCAAGTACCTGCTGACGCTCTGGAACACCTACTCCTTCTTCGTGACCTACGCCCGGATAGACGGCTTCGACCCCGAGAGGGACCGCGTCCCCCTGGAGCAGCGCGGCCTGATGGACCGGTGGGTCCTCTCGGAGCTGCACGCGACCATAAGGACCGTCACCGAGCGCCTCGACGCCTACGACGTGACCACGGCGGGCAGGGCGATACAGGACTTCGTGGACGAGCTCTCCAACTGGTACGTGCGCCGCAGCCGGCGCAGGTTCTGGAAGGGGGAGGAGGACACGGACAAGAGGGCCGCCCACTCCACCCTCTACGAGTGCCTGACCACCGTTATACGGCTGACCGCCCCCTTCACCCCGTTCGTGGCGGAGGCGATCTACCGGAACCTGGAGCGGGGGCGCGCCGGGGCGCCGGAGAGCGTCCACCTCGCCGACTGGCCGGAGTACCGGGAGGAGCTCGTGGACGAGGGGCTGCTGGAGCGGATGGAGGCGGCCAGGAGGGTGGTCGCCCTGGGCCGGGCGGCCCGCAACGCCGCCGCCATAAAGACCCGCCAGCCCCTGCGGGAGGTGGTGGTCGTCGCCGACGAGCGCCTGCGCGGGAACCTGGAGGGGCTCGAGGAGATCGTGCTGGAGGAGCTCAACGTCAAGGAGCTGCGCTTCGGCGGGCGGGAGGACGTGCTGCGCTACGCCCTCAAGCCGAACCTCTCGGCCGTGGGCCCGAGGTACGGTAGGCTGGTGCCGGGCCTCCGCCGGGCGCTGGAGGAGGTCTCCGAGGAGGAGGCGAGGAGGGCGGCCTCCGGCGAGCCGGTGACCGTGGAGGTGGAGGGCAAAAAGGTCACGCTGCAGCCCGAGGAGCTGCTGGTGGAGAGCGGGCCCAGGGAGGGCTACGCGGTGGAGAGCGAGGCCGGGCTCTCGGTGGCGCTGCGCACGCGGCTGGACCCGGAGCTCGTGGACGAGGGGCTCGTGCGGGAGCTGGTGCACAAGGTGCAGAACCTCCGGCGGGAGAAGGGCTTCGAGATCGAGGAGAGCATCTCGGTGAGCCTCTCCGCGGGCGGGCGCCTCAGGGAGCTGCTCGAGGGCCCGTGGGGCGAGTACTTCAAGGGCGAGGTGCTCGCCCGGGAGCTGGACCTCGACGGCGGGGGGGAGGACGCCCTCGCGGTGGACGGCGAGGAGGTGAGGGTCTCTCTGAGGCGCCCCTGA
- a CDS encoding muconolactone Delta-isomerase has translation MLVFADIHVNPKDLSLEELWNIWEEETRAALGAREAGKVVALYKVSGQRRVLAVLDVESHDELDRILMAGLPMAEYLEMAEVLPVREYTAFAEDIRRRWQQ, from the coding sequence GTGCTGGTCTTCGCCGACATCCACGTCAACCCCAAGGACCTCTCGCTGGAGGAGCTGTGGAACATCTGGGAGGAGGAGACCCGGGCCGCGCTCGGCGCGAGAGAGGCCGGCAAGGTCGTCGCCCTCTACAAGGTCTCCGGGCAGCGCCGGGTGCTCGCGGTGCTGGACGTCGAGTCGCACGACGAGCTGGACCGGATCCTCATGGCCGGGCTCCCGATGGCAGAGTACCTGGAGATGGCCGAGGTGCTGCCGGTGCGCGAGTACACCGCCTTCGCCGAGGACATCAGGCGCCGCTGGCAGCAGTAG
- the mutM gene encoding bifunctional DNA-formamidopyrimidine glycosylase/DNA-(apurinic or apyrimidinic site) lyase → MPELPETTVISEDIRRLAAGRRVLRAEVFRPDVTNVPPEEFSGRLRGRVLEGTGRRGKLIVLDFGGVVGLVHLVISGRVLRLPAWTEPDRLNTAVLEFEGGPVLSFAKLWLGYFHLYEPERVGEHPLLARLGPDPFSEGFTPGYLARAFRRRAAVKGLLLDQSVVAGLGNIYVDEVLFAARVHPLRRADTLSEEEIRAIHAATRKILRRAIELRGTTFDSYHDAFGESGGYQRELRVFARAGKPCPSCGARIAKLRVAGRGTHVCPACQSPPTAASGA, encoded by the coding sequence TTGCCCGAGCTCCCGGAGACGACGGTCATCTCGGAGGACATCCGGCGCCTGGCCGCGGGCCGGCGGGTGCTGCGGGCGGAGGTCTTCCGCCCCGACGTGACCAACGTCCCGCCCGAAGAGTTCTCCGGCCGGTTGCGCGGCCGGGTGCTGGAGGGCACGGGGCGGCGGGGGAAGCTCATCGTGCTGGACTTCGGCGGGGTGGTGGGGCTGGTGCACCTCGTGATCTCGGGCCGCGTCCTGCGGCTTCCGGCCTGGACGGAGCCGGACCGCCTCAACACGGCCGTCCTGGAGTTCGAGGGCGGCCCCGTGCTCTCCTTCGCGAAGCTCTGGCTGGGCTACTTCCACCTCTACGAGCCGGAGCGGGTGGGGGAGCACCCGCTCCTCGCCCGGCTCGGGCCCGACCCCTTCTCCGAGGGCTTCACCCCCGGCTACCTGGCCCGGGCCTTCCGGCGGCGGGCGGCGGTGAAGGGCCTGCTGCTGGACCAGTCGGTGGTCGCCGGGCTGGGGAACATCTACGTGGACGAGGTGCTCTTCGCCGCCCGCGTGCACCCCTTGCGCCGGGCCGACACCCTGAGCGAGGAGGAGATCCGCGCCATCCACGCGGCGACCCGGAAGATACTGCGCCGCGCCATAGAGCTGCGGGGCACCACCTTCGACTCCTACCACGACGCCTTCGGGGAGTCCGGCGGCTACCAGCGCGAGCTGAGGGTCTTCGCCCGGGCGGGAAAGCCCTGCCCCTCCTGCGGCGCCCGGATCGCGAAGCTGCGGGTGGCGGGCCGGGGGACGCACGTCTGCCCGGCCTGCCAGAGCCCGCCTACTGCTGCCAGCGGCGCCTGA
- a CDS encoding Cof-type HAD-IIB family hydrolase, with protein MEITADSKTDGFRFALGAFDLDGTVLRRDLTITEATLRSLGRLRGLGVRLVVATGRRYEAAREHARRLGFGEEDPVICYGGSVVRRINGETLLHRTLPVQTSLEVLRWAAERGLHARLFLDGRIVSSPNTSAVVRHMRYLEEPGLSVVDSPALWLERSGEPPIKIVVVDHPEEIEGWLREAREAFRGRLFVTRSLPHYVEIGNPAGTKSKALAFLCERWGIGREGVLAFGDAENDIDMLRFAGHGVAVGGMNAAVREAADAVAAPIEEDGVARYIERLLGEA; from the coding sequence TTGGAGATCACGGCAGACAGCAAGACGGACGGCTTCAGGTTCGCGCTCGGGGCCTTCGACCTCGACGGCACGGTGCTGCGGCGCGACCTGACGATCACGGAGGCGACCCTCAGGTCCCTCGGGAGGCTCAGAGGTTTGGGGGTGCGGCTGGTGGTCGCCACGGGGCGGCGCTACGAGGCGGCCCGGGAGCACGCCCGGCGCCTGGGGTTCGGGGAGGAGGACCCGGTGATCTGCTACGGGGGCTCCGTGGTCCGGCGGATAAACGGCGAGACCCTCCTGCACCGCACCCTGCCGGTGCAGACGAGCCTGGAGGTGCTCCGCTGGGCCGCGGAGCGGGGCCTGCACGCCCGCCTGTTCCTGGACGGCAGGATAGTCTCCTCGCCGAACACCAGCGCCGTGGTGCGGCACATGCGCTACCTGGAGGAGCCGGGCCTCTCCGTGGTGGACTCGCCGGCCCTCTGGCTGGAGCGCAGCGGCGAGCCGCCCATAAAGATCGTGGTGGTGGACCACCCGGAGGAGATAGAGGGCTGGCTCCGGGAGGCGCGCGAGGCCTTCCGGGGCAGGCTCTTCGTGACCCGCAGCCTGCCGCACTACGTGGAGATCGGCAACCCGGCGGGCACCAAGTCGAAGGCCCTGGCCTTTCTGTGCGAGCGGTGGGGGATCGGGCGTGAGGGGGTGCTGGCCTTCGGGGACGCCGAGAACGACATAGACATGCTGCGCTTCGCCGGGCACGGGGTCGCGGTGGGGGGCATGAACGCCGCGGTGCGCGAGGCGGCGGACGCGGTGGCCGCCCCCATCGAGGAGGACGGGGTCGCCCGCTACATCGAGCGGCTGCTGGGGGAGGCCTGA
- a CDS encoding alpha/beta fold hydrolase, giving the protein MAGNGPMKEAWIKAGDLPLYTRILGDRSAGVPVVLVHGIGVAGRLMLPLGERLSASRQVYVPDLPGFGKSPGPRRALGVPGLAGCLAAWARSAGLRRAAFLGNSFGCQVAVELAVRHPGLAYRLVLQAPTMDPAARSCVRQVARWLKDLPGERASQAPLSLADYRSCGLRRLLATFRCALRDPIEEKLPRVRAPVLVVRGAADPIVPRRWAERAAGLPPNGRLLTLSGAPHALVYARPDELARAILPFLRE; this is encoded by the coding sequence ATGGCGGGGAACGGGCCGATGAAGGAGGCGTGGATCAAAGCCGGCGATCTGCCGCTCTACACCCGGATCCTGGGGGACCGCTCCGCCGGGGTCCCGGTGGTCCTGGTGCACGGCATCGGGGTGGCAGGCCGCCTCATGCTCCCCCTCGGGGAACGCCTCTCCGCCTCCCGCCAAGTCTACGTACCGGACCTCCCCGGCTTCGGGAAGAGCCCGGGCCCGCGGCGGGCCCTGGGGGTGCCCGGGCTCGCCGGCTGCCTGGCCGCCTGGGCCCGCTCGGCCGGGCTGAGGCGGGCGGCCTTTCTCGGCAACTCCTTCGGCTGCCAGGTGGCGGTGGAGCTGGCCGTGCGGCACCCGGGGCTCGCGTACAGGCTGGTGCTGCAGGCCCCCACCATGGACCCCGCGGCCCGCTCCTGCGTGCGCCAGGTAGCGCGCTGGCTAAAAGACCTGCCCGGCGAACGCGCCTCCCAGGCCCCGCTCTCGCTGGCCGACTACCGCAGCTGCGGGCTGCGCCGCCTGCTGGCCACCTTCCGGTGTGCCCTCCGGGACCCCATAGAGGAGAAGCTGCCCCGGGTGAGGGCGCCGGTGCTGGTGGTGCGCGGCGCCGCGGACCCGATCGTACCCCGGCGCTGGGCCGAGCGGGCCGCCGGCCTGCCGCCGAACGGGAGGCTGCTCACGCTCTCCGGCGCCCCGCACGCCCTCGTCTACGCCCGCCCGGACGAGCTGGCGCGGGCTATCCTTCCCTTCCTCCGGGAATAG
- a CDS encoding alpha/beta hydrolase, translating to MRRDVEFDAEGVTLRGWLYLPDEARNPVPTIVMAHGFSAVKEMYLDRYAEVFAEAGLGALVYDNRNFGASDGHVRQEIDPWQQVRDYRHAITYAESLPEVDGDRIGVWGSSYSGGHVLVLGAIDRRIKCVVSQVPLISGHENFRALVRRDLVAPTLRMFEEDRRARYAGAEPAKIAVVAEDPGSTPCALPTPDSWEWFTKTAGSRAPAWRNEVTVRSVEMFTEYEPGTYVQWVSPTPLMIVVAAGDHLTPADLALAAYERALEPKELVLLPGGHFDAYVEDFEAASGAARDWFVEHLA from the coding sequence GTGCGACGCGACGTTGAGTTCGATGCCGAGGGCGTGACCCTCAGGGGCTGGCTGTACCTTCCCGACGAAGCGCGAAATCCCGTGCCGACCATCGTTATGGCCCACGGGTTCTCCGCGGTAAAGGAGATGTACCTGGACCGCTACGCGGAGGTCTTCGCCGAGGCGGGGCTCGGAGCGCTGGTGTACGACAACCGCAACTTCGGGGCGAGCGACGGGCACGTGAGGCAGGAGATAGACCCCTGGCAGCAGGTACGGGACTACCGGCACGCCATCACCTACGCGGAAAGCCTCCCCGAGGTCGATGGTGACCGCATCGGGGTGTGGGGTTCCAGCTACTCGGGGGGACACGTGCTGGTGCTGGGGGCTATAGACCGGAGGATCAAGTGCGTCGTCTCCCAGGTGCCCCTGATCTCCGGCCACGAGAACTTCCGGGCGTTGGTGCGCCGCGATCTCGTGGCTCCCACGCTCAGGATGTTCGAGGAGGACCGTCGGGCCCGTTATGCCGGAGCGGAACCGGCCAAGATCGCCGTGGTTGCGGAGGATCCCGGCTCCACCCCCTGCGCCCTGCCCACCCCAGATTCTTGGGAGTGGTTCACCAAGACCGCCGGGAGCCGCGCTCCCGCGTGGCGCAACGAGGTCACGGTGCGCAGCGTGGAGATGTTCACCGAGTACGAGCCCGGCACCTACGTCCAGTGGGTCTCGCCCACACCGCTCATGATCGTCGTCGCCGCAGGGGACCACCTTACTCCCGCAGACCTGGCCCTCGCCGCATACGAGAGGGCCCTCGAGCCCAAGGAGCTGGTGCTCCTGCCGGGCGGGCACTTCGACGCCTACGTCGAGGACTTCGAGGCGGCGAGCGGGGCGGCCCGGGACTGGTTCGTAGAGCACCTCGCGTAA
- a CDS encoding FmdB family zinc ribbon protein, with protein sequence MALYEYKCADCEERFELMRPMSAADDPAECPECGSGEAMRVISSFASITPGASAEGDAAMQQPRMGGGCCGGACGCG encoded by the coding sequence ATGGCCCTCTACGAGTACAAGTGCGCGGACTGCGAGGAGCGGTTCGAGCTGATGCGCCCGATGAGCGCGGCGGACGACCCGGCGGAGTGTCCGGAGTGCGGCTCCGGGGAGGCGATGCGTGTGATCTCCAGCTTCGCCTCCATAACCCCCGGCGCCTCGGCCGAGGGCGACGCGGCGATGCAGCAGCCCCGGATGGGCGGCGGCTGCTGCGGCGGGGCCTGCGGCTGCGGCTAG
- a CDS encoding DUF309 domain-containing protein, which produces MPEGEAPESPPEPVLEGIERFNRGEFYECHEHLEEAWRAETRRIRYLYQGILQVGVGFYHQQNGNWRGAVGLLRNGIERLREFEPEALGIDVSSLVRESEACLAELERLGRERVRHFDRAMIPKVKLRDPA; this is translated from the coding sequence TTGCCCGAAGGCGAAGCCCCCGAAAGCCCCCCGGAGCCCGTCCTCGAAGGCATAGAGAGGTTCAACCGGGGCGAGTTCTACGAGTGCCACGAGCACCTGGAGGAGGCCTGGCGGGCCGAGACGCGTAGGATCCGCTACCTCTACCAGGGCATCCTCCAGGTGGGCGTCGGCTTCTACCACCAGCAGAACGGCAACTGGCGCGGGGCGGTTGGCCTGCTCCGCAACGGTATCGAACGGCTGCGCGAGTTCGAGCCCGAGGCGCTGGGGATAGACGTCTCGTCCCTCGTCCGCGAGAGCGAGGCTTGCCTCGCGGAGCTCGAGCGCCTCGGCCGCGAGCGGGTGCGGCACTTCGACCGCGCCATGATCCCCAAGGTGAAGCTCAGAGACCCCGCCTGA
- a CDS encoding alpha/beta fold hydrolase — protein sequence MLSGETSVDYDVRGEGPPLVLIGGLGFGRWSWFRQVPALSRHFRTVTFDVRGEQRLRRGVPDLAAEVLALMDHLGLPRAHLMGSSLGGFVAQQLALERPERVNRLVLVGTSPGRGSPKTMSPQALLDMAGWPGLSAERAVRRGLETATSQDYRNRRPQEFEHLVRWRMADSPSAATYYEQLRAGARFDSSRDLGRITAPALVIHGTEDRYVPPANGAALAAGIPNSRLRLLDRAGHLVFIERFADVNRETVTFLKAGARRSSRCRRRARQTS from the coding sequence ATGCTCTCCGGGGAGACGAGCGTAGACTACGACGTCCGCGGCGAGGGGCCGCCGCTCGTCCTGATCGGCGGCCTGGGCTTCGGCCGGTGGTCGTGGTTCAGGCAGGTCCCCGCCCTCTCCCGCCACTTCAGGACGGTGACCTTCGACGTCCGGGGGGAGCAGCGCCTGCGCCGGGGCGTGCCGGACCTGGCCGCCGAGGTGCTGGCGCTCATGGACCACCTGGGCCTCCCCAGAGCGCACCTGATGGGCAGCTCGCTCGGCGGCTTCGTGGCCCAACAGCTCGCGCTGGAGAGGCCGGAGCGCGTGAACCGGCTGGTGCTCGTGGGCACCAGCCCCGGCCGGGGCAGCCCGAAGACCATGTCGCCGCAGGCGCTCCTGGACATGGCGGGCTGGCCGGGGCTGAGCGCGGAGCGCGCCGTGCGCCGGGGGCTGGAGACGGCGACCTCGCAGGACTACAGAAACCGCAGGCCGCAAGAGTTCGAGCACCTCGTGCGCTGGCGCATGGCCGACTCCCCCTCCGCCGCCACCTACTACGAGCAGCTGCGGGCAGGGGCCCGCTTCGACTCCTCCCGCGACCTCGGCCGCATAACCGCCCCGGCGCTCGTGATCCACGGCACCGAAGACCGCTACGTCCCCCCGGCAAACGGCGCGGCCCTCGCCGCAGGTATCCCCAACTCGCGCCTGCGGCTCCTGGACAGGGCAGGACACCTGGTCTTTATCGAGCGGTTCGCCGACGTCAACCGCGAGACCGTGACCTTCCTCAAAGCAGGCGCGAGAAGAAGCAGCAGGTGCCGCCGCAGAGCCCGCCAGACTTCGTAA
- the dnaX gene encoding DNA polymerase III subunit gamma/tau, whose translation MKHATLYRRWRPRTFGEIAGQEPVVRTLRRAIETGRVAHAYLFSGPRGTGKTSTAKVLAMGLNCAQGPTPEPCGRCESCRSIVAGSSMDVIEMDAASNRGIDEIRELRDRVNLAPAAGRAKVYIIDEVHMLTTEAFNALLKMLEEPPEHVVFVLATTEKHKVLPTIISRCQSFDFRRPGVGTLVEKLSEIARAEGIEAEREALTAIARASGGSFRDAEGMLDQISSFSEGRVTVALVRELLGSAGPEMLAETADALHERRAADALRVVDRLSSEGRDLGQFAAELISHLRVLMLLPHAPEAALAEAGPEERPALEEQARRIPTGETVRMIEALGETSGRIRRGGDPKLELELCFLKLARDYTEPSLEGLVRRVEALEKRLEEGSAPPRENPAKESPEQPPDGRAGEAPPRQEEPPRTGAELDWDSVLQELRARRQVPVAALYESARVEGCEDGLVKISFPEELAPLMKSAGEPKRVEPLRDVLEERLGFRPRVELKLSGEAPPRPPAAYPPSPEPARREGEDAPRAQERPHPPREGPEGEEDVIRSQDEVFELARRHLGGRPDARGG comes from the coding sequence ATGAAGCACGCCACCCTCTACCGCAGGTGGCGACCCCGGACCTTCGGGGAGATAGCCGGCCAGGAGCCGGTCGTCCGCACGCTCCGGAGGGCCATAGAGACGGGGCGCGTGGCCCACGCCTACCTGTTCAGCGGGCCGCGGGGCACAGGCAAGACCTCGACGGCCAAGGTGCTGGCCATGGGCCTCAACTGCGCGCAGGGCCCCACGCCCGAGCCCTGCGGGCGGTGCGAGAGCTGCCGGTCCATAGTGGCCGGCTCCTCCATGGACGTCATCGAGATGGACGCCGCCTCCAACCGGGGGATAGACGAGATCCGGGAGCTGCGCGACCGGGTCAACCTCGCCCCGGCGGCCGGGCGGGCCAAGGTCTACATCATCGACGAGGTCCACATGCTCACCACCGAGGCGTTCAACGCGCTCCTCAAGATGCTGGAGGAGCCCCCCGAGCACGTGGTCTTCGTGCTGGCCACCACCGAGAAGCACAAGGTCCTGCCCACCATCATCAGCCGCTGCCAGAGCTTCGACTTCCGCCGGCCCGGCGTGGGGACGCTGGTGGAGAAGCTCTCCGAGATAGCGCGGGCCGAGGGCATAGAGGCCGAGCGGGAGGCCCTGACCGCCATCGCCCGGGCGAGCGGGGGCTCCTTCCGGGACGCCGAGGGGATGCTGGACCAGATCTCCTCGTTCTCCGAAGGGCGGGTGACGGTGGCGCTGGTGCGCGAGCTGCTGGGCAGCGCGGGGCCGGAGATGCTCGCCGAGACGGCCGATGCCCTCCACGAGCGCCGGGCGGCCGACGCCCTCCGGGTGGTGGACCGGCTCTCCTCCGAGGGGAGGGACCTCGGGCAGTTCGCCGCCGAGCTTATCTCCCACCTGAGGGTGCTGATGCTGCTGCCGCACGCCCCGGAGGCCGCCCTGGCCGAGGCCGGCCCCGAGGAGCGCCCCGCGCTGGAGGAGCAGGCCCGGAGGATCCCCACCGGGGAGACCGTCCGCATGATAGAGGCGCTCGGGGAGACCTCGGGCAGGATCCGGCGCGGCGGCGACCCGAAGCTCGAGCTGGAGCTCTGCTTCCTGAAGCTCGCCCGCGACTACACCGAGCCCTCCCTGGAGGGCCTCGTAAGGCGGGTGGAGGCCCTGGAGAAAAGGCTCGAGGAGGGCTCCGCTCCCCCGCGGGAAAACCCCGCGAAGGAGTCCCCGGAACAGCCGCCGGACGGCCGCGCCGGGGAGGCGCCCCCCCGGCAGGAGGAGCCCCCGCGCACGGGGGCAGAGCTCGACTGGGACTCCGTTCTGCAGGAGCTGAGGGCCCGGAGGCAGGTCCCGGTCGCCGCCCTGTACGAGAGCGCCCGCGTGGAGGGGTGCGAGGACGGGCTCGTGAAGATCTCCTTCCCCGAGGAGCTCGCGCCGCTGATGAAGTCCGCCGGGGAGCCCAAGCGGGTGGAGCCGCTGCGCGACGTCCTGGAGGAGCGGCTGGGCTTCCGGCCCCGGGTGGAGCTAAAGCTCTCCGGGGAGGCTCCTCCCCGCCCCCCCGCCGCATACCCCCCCTCCCCGGAACCCGCGCGGCGGGAGGGAGAGGACGCGCCCCGCGCGCAGGAGCGTCCGCACCCTCCCCGGGAGGGGCCGGAGGGCGAGGAAGATGTGATCCGCAGCCAGGACGAGGTCTTCGAGCTGGCCCGGCGCCACCTGGGAGGGCGCCCAGACGCGCGCGGGGGCTGA